The nucleotide window TTTTGGAAAAATTGAGCGATTCAGGTAATAAAATACATTGAAATGCTTTATCAGTACCAATACCAATATCAAATGGTACAACCTCACCTATTAATCCCAAAAAGCTGTATCCATAGCATGAATCGAGTGTCGCAATATTAGGAGAAAGTTGGCACGGTAAATTTCCTGCCCATGCATGACGATCATAATTACTCATAGGAACCACATGCAATTGTGCTGGACTACTAACTACTTGATTATTCAAATAACGTGCAATCTCACCAACAGTCATGCCGTATCTCACCGGAATTGGTATGTTTGTTTGCTCATCACCATGCGCAAGAATAGTACCCTCCATAGAGGCACCCAATAAGTTTGGACGATCCAATACAACTAATAATTTATTGTAAGATGCGGCTGCTTTAATAGTATGTAAAAGTGTATCAATATAACTATAATGCCGCATGCCCGCATCTTGAATATCAAATATAAGCACATCTATATCATCCAATAACTGCCTATCAAGAACCTTATGTTGTTTTTTGTCATATAAACTAATTACAGGAATGGTTGTATTTTGCATATTACAACAGCTAAATCCATGTTCTGGAGTAAAAATTTTTGTAACCAACAATCCTTTACTGCGTAAAACATCAATATTAGAGCAACCTTTTTGATCTTTTCCTGTTTGGTTGGTAATCAAACCAATAGAGCAAGAATGATCTTGCGTACCAGTTAGATCTTTTAAAAAAGAAGAAGTAATATTTTCAAGACCAAGTTTAAATCGTAACTCATCATCAACGGTTAGCTTTTGTCTCGTGACTTGATACAAAAAAATTCTGGGAAGAAACAACGCAAAAAGAAAAAGAAAAAACACTTTTAAGACCGCACAAATAGAATCAATTACACGCACTGCCCCCCGAATCATTACTCGCTCCTTTATAGATCATACGTACCTTTTTATAAACCTCATACTACTCCTACCGCAATACATAATTTAATGGTAGCAAGCATGAATATACAGTATCAAGAAATTTCTAATAAAAATTTTTAAAAACAAAAAATTATAAAAATAGAATATTGGAGCATAAAAAAGTTTTTTAATTTCTAACTAACACTCAAAATAATTTGAGTATTTTCATACAAAATATATTATTTTTGTTTACGAACTATTTTTTAACGCTGCGTTTTATACAGCTTACTGAAATTTCCAGTTTTCCTAATGGAACATTTTCGCTCCAATTATAACCACTGCCCTTTATTTGATAACTAATAGAAAAAACGTCTTGGAGTATTAACTTTCACAATTTTTGCTAGCATGTAATACATCTAGGGCAATTAAGAACTATCACCAAAAACTTTCATACATATTAGTAAAGCACACAAAAATAAGCCAAACAACCAGTCAAGAAATAACCAAAGATCTATTTACAGCAAAATAAGCAATA belongs to Candidatus Dependentiae bacterium and includes:
- a CDS encoding DUF1343 domain-containing protein → MIRGAVRVIDSICAVLKVFFLFLFALFLPRIFLYQVTRQKLTVDDELRFKLGLENITSSFLKDLTGTQDHSCSIGLITNQTGKDQKGCSNIDVLRSKGLLVTKIFTPEHGFSCCNMQNTTIPVISLYDKKQHKVLDRQLLDDIDVLIFDIQDAGMRHYSYIDTLLHTIKAAASYNKLLVVLDRPNLLGASMEGTILAHGDEQTNIPIPVRYGMTVGEIARYLNNQVVSSPAQLHVVPMSNYDRHAWAGNLPCQLSPNIATLDSCYGYSFLGLIGEVVPFDIGIGTDKAFQCILLPESLNFSKKKWYELQVVLKKLGVESTFYRYFSQRKKQYCSGLRLCISNIDQFSSFNTLLTILQFFKDTGITLSFSENFDTALGGTQVREFLEGKIEKNIFEYTVNKELKLFFNKASSSFLYQPLPKVVMV